The genomic stretch ACGACGACCTTATCCAAGAAGGGATGATCGGGCTTTATAAGGCCATAAGGGATTACGACCCCCAAAAGGGCAGTTTTGCGGCTTTTGCCGATTTGTGCATAACACGCAATATGCAAACCGCCGTAAAAAAATCCCAAAGACTCAAACACCGTTTGCTTAACGAGTCATTGAGCCTAAACACAGATTTGGACAATACCGAAGAGCTTATAGATTACATAATAGACCAAACCGCCCAGAACCCGCTGGATGTTTTGTTAAAGGACGAGCAAGCCCAAAGCATTAAAGAGTTGATAAAGACCAGATTGTCCGAGCTGGAAAAGAGAGTGCTCAACCTATACCTTGAAGGGCTTTCTTATAACGAGATAGCCGAAAAAATCAAAAAAAGCGCAAAGGCCGTGGACAACACATTGCAGCGGATAAAATCAAAACTAAAAATGTTAGGATAGTTATGGGATATACGGCATTATACCGCAAATACCGCCCCAAGACTTTTGATGAAGTGGCGGGACAAGACGCTATAAAGCGGACGCTTATCAACCAGATAAAAAAAGACCGCATAGGCCACGCTTATTTGTTTACGGGCAGCCGCGGCACGGGCAAGACCACAATCGCCCGCATTTTCGCGCGCGCCGTCAATTGCCTAAGCCATGTCAACGGCTCGCCTTGCGGGGTTTGCGATATATGCAAGATAGACGACAATATAGACATCATTGAAATAGACGGAGCCAGCAGCAATAGGGTGGATGCCGTAAGGGAGTTAAAAGAGCAGGTCAAATACCCGCCCGTCAACAGCAAATACAAGGTCTATATAGTGGACGAGGCGCATATGCTGACGGACAGCTCTTATAACGCGCTGTTAAAAACTTTGGAAGAGCCTCCAAGCTATGTGATATTCATATTGGCGACCACGGAGCCGCACAAGATTCCGCCGACCATTATGTCAAGGTGCATGCGGTTTGATTTTAAGCTGGTGCCTACCGATAAGATTGCCGATATAATATCCCAAGTTTTTTATAGCTCAAATATAAAAGCCTCAAAAGAAGCCATAGGGCTTATCGCCAGAAGCGGAATGGGCAGCGTGCGCGACGCGCTGTCTATCGCCGATATGTGCGCGGGCTTTAGCGCGAAAGAAATAACTTATGAGGATGTGCTGGAGCTGC from Clostridiales bacterium encodes the following:
- a CDS encoding sigma-70 family RNA polymerase sigma factor — protein: MKRSDSEILIEQARKGDAAAIERLMNAYKNRVKRLARAYFLVGGDNDDLIQEGMIGLYKAIRDYDPQKGSFAAFADLCITRNMQTAVKKSQRLKHRLLNESLSLNTDLDNTEELIDYIIDQTAQNPLDVLLKDEQAQSIKELIKTRLSELEKRVLNLYLEGLSYNEIAEKIKKSAKAVDNTLQRIKSKLKMLG